From the Geotrypetes seraphini chromosome 8, aGeoSer1.1, whole genome shotgun sequence genome, the window ttaaaatagtgcttttcttcggcgcgccgtcaacctggcgctcagttgtcagcgcgccgttgtctcgcgcgatttagtcccatcaCCTATCTAGGCACATGTCAGTGACGCATATCACTTCCACCCTCACTTTGATGACtatattttataaacataatGTTTCATAGTAAAAATGGTGGTTGTGAATTCCTGCGGCAGCCTTGCAAGACTGCTGTAGGAGGCTGCAGCCGCTTTTTTCATATTGGAAATGACATGAGCAGGTGTAGGattatcagatgtccggatttccccagacttgtccggggatccggacggcttttcaaaacctggcttCTGGCAacgaggccaatccaagtcacaagtagctggcaaaaaccacatagtagcagcattccatgccaccgatccagggcaagcagtggcttctcccatgtctgtctcaacagcaatttatggacttttcctccgggaacttgcccaaaccttttttttaagaccaactacattaaccactcttatcaCATTTTTggacaacgcattccagagcttaatgtAACTTCCACTTTATAGAAATGCCCCCTGATTGGCTGGCTGAAAGACTTCAAATTCCCCCCACGCTCCACAGCAATCACACAGCTACTACCTGGAAGCACACCACTCTCTGCGCCTTAGTGCTTAGCTCAAGAGGGAGGAACACTCACGATCCTTGCTTGCAGAGTTTCTCATTGCTTTAATGCAGGTAAACTGTACAGAAAGGCCACAAATGTTTTTAAGAACATTATCTCTAACAAAACCAAGCTTAAATACATGGTAGAAAAATATTTCCACTAGACTTATTTATTGCTTCTACTGTCCTTCACTTCTCATATTAAACATTATCTGCCGTAATGGAATGTTGCTTAGCAAAGAACGtcatctagggcagtgtttttcaacctttttacacctatggaccggcagaaataaaataattattctgtggaccggcatctgtctgtggaccggcggttgaagaacactgggctaagtcgtgggccagatcccacccatctctatccaatctccatcccagaccccgcccccataatagtactaattgcaccttgcacgtcccgtgcctcatctggaagccttccctctgacgttgcaacgtcagagagaaggcttccggttcaggcgcaggacgcccgtaggagccactgtccgtggctttgtgcaccgaatcagttaggaagagggagctggctcgaagataacgccgcatcgatcgcaccgtggaccggcggttgaagaacactgatctaggggACAGTAGAATCACTTCTGCATTGAAAAAAAAGGCAGGGGGGTCCTGCAGCAAGTGAGCCTCTAGGACAAAATTCTTCCCTTCCATGAGGCAGAGCTTGTGCAATACTCAGTAAGCCCAGGATAGACCCATGTGACCTGTGACAACGTCAACAGCGTAGAAAATCTACAACATTTTTTGGAAATTTTGCCTTTGAAGCTGATCTAGAGTATGACGGCAGGCTCTCCAAATCTCTCTGTACGTGTTTCCAGCTGTAACCTGCATGATTAACGTGTGAAAGGGATTGGGGGGAAAATCCATTGTCCAGTTTCCACTTGGTTGGCCGGTGGATTGTGTTGCATGCGACACTGGcggcatttattttttttgtccttGATGAGGTTGTAAGGCTCTGAACGGCGGGGGCAGAAAAATCATCCTTGTCAAGGTTCGCTGCAGATTTTCATTGTCGTATTCAAGAGAACATGACTCTTGTATCTTGTTAACGCATAGGTCAAGTTCATTGAAACAAGTAGGGATGATATCCCTGACACACActtggcagcagtggcttggccCTGCACGGGAAGACATTTGGTGGGGtttccttcagctcatttggTTTAAAAGTGGGCCCCGATTTAAAAATTAGCGAAGACCACTGAATTAAGCATAGTATCAGACAGTGCAAAGGGAGAAACAGGCAATTCTGAGCATGAATGTGCTACAGACCGAATGTAACTCTCTTGCATACAGTTCCTTGAAAACTAAAATGGAATGCAAGGTCAAAGCCCTTTCACTGCCAGGCAAAATATATGTTCTGCTGTTCACCACATTGTGAAGCTATTATTTGTTCCATTCTGTGCTCTGGAAAAACAGAGCATCCTTTTATCCTACATGTACATATGTTCCAATAACCACATTAGAAGTCCTTCTGACACTCATTGAATTGACTTAATCAGGATTCTTCTGTCTAAAATAAAACCCAAGACGATGATAGACAATGGCCCTTTATAACCAAGAAGtctcataggggtccttttactaaggggtacTAACAGATTTAACGCAGCGCTAATGCTAAGGCAGCCATAGAATACAATGGGCGCCTtcgcatttagcacgcgctaaatcggttaacgggctttagtaaaaggaccccatagtttttgATTAAGGAATTAAACACTAGTTTAAAGTAATATCAAAAATTCAGGTCTGAATTCCCCACGCATTAGCACGGTACAGATTGGTCCCTCTAGCCTTATTGCTTAATGCAAATAAACTGATAAAATTAAgaaaagctgatttttttttggggggggggggatacgtGATAACCAGAATAGCAGTTTCTAGCCAAGTCTGAGGAAAACCAAGTCGGAACTTCCACTGGTGTACTTTGCCCTCTGATGACTCTCGGACAACACAACATTCTTTGCGCCAAGGGTATCGTAAGACACAGGTGTTTAGAACGGTTTCCCTGCGCACACCAGTGGATTGGAAAGCATGTTCTGATAAATACTATAAAGCTGATCGTAGAGCATTTATAACCAGGAAATTAGAGCATAATTTACCTGCTCGTTTCCCAGTGTCTCAAGATACAATTTGTAATAAATATAATAAggaggtgtgtgtgtgagaaTTGGTATATTCAAGAAATTCCCGACAGTAGTTAAAAGCTAACTACGATATAGAAAAGAAATGAACAGTTATCTTACAAATCTGGAACAATATGTACAGATGTGGATAAAAACAAATCCAAGAGTTTAATTGGATTGAAAATAAGACGTATGGCATCTGGAGCACGTGTTGAATTGCTTCGCTCTGGATTTCTGCTGTGCTTTCTGGTAAGTAATCCCTTGTTTATATACCAAGTTCGTTCACTGAACTTCCAAAGAAACCGCCTCGGAAGTATCTTGACTTGTCGCCATGGTAGAAGAATCCTGATTCTCGTTTGTGCCGGTTTCAACAGTAGAATCACTTGCCCGAGTGGTGGGACCACTTTCCTGGTTTACGTTTTCTGTTGGAGGAGTGCCCTCCTCTTGAGATGGCTTGCCCTCTGCGTTGGATGGGGGTAGTTCCTCTTTCGGTTGGTCAGGCACCTCTGTTTCCTGAGTTCCGCTCTGAGCTGTTGCCTCATTTGCAGAGGGAGTCTCCTCCGTGGCAGTATTGGTTTCTCCTTTTGAAGGTTCTTCAACCTTTGCTTTGCtttcctccttctccttctctttctcctcttccttctccttttccttctcttcttcctcctcctcctcctcctcacttttttcctcattttctttGGGGTTCTCCTCTGCTTTTGTGCTGTCTCCATTTGCCATTGATTTACATGGAGACTTGAGGTTCTGTGCAGCGGCTATGATGTCTACCTGAAGCTGGTTAGTACAATCAACAGGCTCCTCTGTATTGGTGTCCGGTGTCTTCTCGGGAACTTCGCTAAACACTTTGGCACCACCTGCTTTGTCATTCTCATCCACGTATTTCTTCTTGGGAAAAGAGGACGGATAGTAGGCCGAGGCCTTGTGTTTCTGTCTGACTATCACGGCCGTGCATATAATGAATACCAACAGGAGGACCAAAGAGCCCACCACAATAATCAGCAGCATGTATTCTTTCAAAAAGATCACAATTCCATCAAGTAAGTTCATGGAGGACGAGGTGCCATTGCGAGATGTTTCAGTATCATCTGGTGTAGTATTTGGAACCCACACACtaatggagggagaaggaggggagCCACCGTCATTTTCTCCGCTCCCCGCCACGTAATCCAGGTCAGGATGGGTGTGTCTGGCGATGCCCAGAGTTGCGAGCAGAACCAAGGATATGAAGAGTGGGAATGAAGCAGCCATTTTCCTTTTTAATTGTGTAGAGTGAACTGCAAAGACAAAATAAAACAGGATAATGCTCATTAATAGTCATAGTATTCTGCATTGTACACATCTGCTTGAAATGGTAGTACATGAGATTGAAAATGTTATGTGATTATGTACTTGATAAAGCTAACACACAAGATGggacctgattggctcagacgcctaaggcccctccccttgtaACATGcaagcatctgtgcccattaaaagaaaaaaaaaaagctttcctaCCCACAAACAGTTGACTGGCCGGAGGCAGCTtttagggcttcccctgcctctcagctgtttgggcttctcctgatggctctgcgcatgtgtgagagtcgctcttacAGCGATCACTGGATGGCAGCGTAGGGAATTATGACGAACATCCGCATGAATCATTTGcctgcaaactttttagtgcatcaatagctctttgtGAACTGGCAAAAAAATAATTGGATCGGTGCAGACTCACAaggtcttaccgatcctcttagtgcatccaggccctgGTGGTCTAATGCTCCTCCGAGCATCATCCCTGCTCTCcccaaaaaatctttaaaatgccCCAGCAGCAGAGCGAACTCCCCGATGGACAAGGCCAAGTagcctgtttagaatgctgccgTCCCGACGCTGCTATGGCCGAAAGTAGGGCTCGCTCGTggtcggcggggagggaaggatggagggtcagcaggggttcggccgCATGGCGGGGGGCGGGTCGAATTTGCTGCcggcgaatcccgggactagggcttattttcggggtaacaCGGTATGTAGTTTGTTATAgtgttttattgatgttttattttgtatgttaatatgtaactcgccctggataagggcgggcgaTAAATAAGCAAAAAACGGAAGTGTCATGCTTATTCTTCAATGTCTAAAAACAAATCTCACAGATATTACTAGCACATGGAATTTTTTTCAAGGCTTATATTTAGGCACAGAATTTCAAGCGTGGATGTGTACTTCTATAATCCGTCTTGCTCAGACACACACACGCATTTGCTCCTCCCGTCTGTCTGAATTTATCAATATGAATGGATGAGCTGGATAACTAAAAAACAGCTCTACGACTGTCTGAgataagtggaagaatttcaaaAATATATGTACAgttgtaccttggtttacgagcataattcgttccagaagcacgctcgtaatccaaagtactcgtatatcaaagcaaagttccacatagaaaaaaatggcaacgctgacaatttgttccacaacccaaaaagtgCTAAGGAGCTGGGAGGAAGTAGCGAGGGGTGGCCCAGGAGTGTGTatctgtcgggtgccgggtgctgcagtttGTAGGTGGCCAGCCGCGCGCAACCATCGGGGGTCCCTGTGCAGCTGCACGCGTAattgccctccagacgcagccctgaTATCGGGGACTtcgaaacccggacaaactgctgggttttggaaatccctccgggcacccagacaTTCCTCTAAAAAGAAACACGTCCAGGTTTtcttggacgtctggtaaccctactgctTATAAAAGACGACAAAACCAGCAGTGCAAAGTGAAAAACTGATAagtggggttaccatatggctccagaaaaaggagcagatggaactgcaagcagtcaacgcatggatgagacGCTGATGTggggaaggattccacttcgtgcgtaATTGGACAGCATGcgatacaggaaggatggactccacctcagcggagaccgAACAagactacttgcaagcaacatcaagcgagaaattgagaagtttttaaacaaagaagaaggggaaagccgacagtcgaccaagagtcatTGGTTCGGGaaatggtatacccagaggataccatgcaagaagatgcagggaagactcaccggatcataggcaagatagaaatcccgatggatcgaaagggacagaagcaagggagacagaaggaggaagaaagtgcaagaaagtaacaggcagcaaatttaagtacagtggtaccttggattacgagcataatccgttccaggagcatgctcgtaatccaaaatgttcgtttatcaaagcgagtttccgaaataatggaaactcgctttgatatgttcccaccccccccctgaggccagcagcgctgctcccccccatgaaaaccggcattgctccccccgaaggccccccccgtgaaccggcacctcccccgccgccatcgggcacccccctgccgccatcgggcacccccccccgccgcaacctgaggtccccccaacccacccgaaccctttTCTTACTTTGaagtagcctccgcaccggcaccagcatgtcctgtgcgttggtgccggtacccgaagatctgcctcctgtgctgggccttgagcatgtgcgcatgctcaaggcctgagagttcacgtcccgacggcagcgggggggggagtgcccgatggcggcagggggggcCGGATAgcagggggggggcgctcgcaaatcgaggcgcgctcggtttccgaggcgccgattttgcgaatgttttgctcgtcttgcaaaacactcgcaaactggtgcactcgtaaaccgaggtaccactgtatatgtacacaaacgcagggagcctatggaataaaatgggggaattggaagctatggcacaaaaagataacctagacattattggcatcacggaaacatggtggattgaggacaacatctgggacactgtactACCGGGATATAAGCTAtatcgcagagacagagtaggacaaaaaggtgggggtattgccctatacataaaagagggaattgagtctaccagagagatcACGCTGGAAAAgaacaataaggtagagtctctatgggccacaATACtgagaacaaatggaacggatacGAAGATCGACATCTACttccaacccccagggcagtccgaagagactgatagagaaatgacggacgagattaaacacgaatgcaagggtggcaacacagttatcatgggcgacttcaattatccgggggatagattggaacctaggcaactccagctgcagtagagagaccaagttcctggatgctgt encodes:
- the TMEM119 gene encoding transmembrane protein 119; the encoded protein is MAASFPLFISLVLLATLGIARHTHPDLDYVAGSGENDGGSPPSPSISVWVPNTTPDDTETSRNGTSSSMNLLDGIVIFLKEYMLLIIVVGSLVLLLVFIICTAVIVRQKHKASAYYPSSFPKKKYVDENDKAGGAKVFSEVPEKTPDTNTEEPVDCTNQLQVDIIAAAQNLKSPCKSMANGDSTKAEENPKENEEKSEEEEEEEEEKEKEKEEEKEKEKEESKAKVEEPSKGETNTATEETPSANEATAQSGTQETEVPDQPKEELPPSNAEGKPSQEEGTPPTENVNQESGPTTRASDSTVETGTNENQDSSTMATSQDTSEAVSLEVQ